The genomic region GTGGATGAACCAGGTGCACTCCGACCGTGTCGTCGTCGTGGACGGTCCCGGTGCGGTCGACGGCGACGCCGACGGTTTGGTGACCACCACTCGGGGTCTGGCATTGGCCGTCGTGACCGCCGACTGTGTTCCGCTGCTGTTGTCCGATGCTCGCGCCGGCGTCATCGCCGCCGTGCACGCGGGCCGGGTCGGCGCGCAGAACGGCGTGGTGCTTCGCGCCGTCGAGACGATGGTCGACAGGGGAGCGCACGCCGAGGACATCTCGGTGCTGCTCGGGCCCGCGGTCAGCGGGACCAACTATGAGGTGCCCGAGGCCATGGCAGCTGAGGTCGAGGCTGCGTTGCCGGGCAGTCGCACCGTCACCGGTCGCGGCACCCCTGGCCTGGATCTGCGGGCCGGGATCGCAAGACAGCTCACGGGTTTGGGTATCTCGGCGATATCGGTTGATCCGCGGTGCACGGTCGACGACCCGAACCTGTTCAGTCATCGGCGCGATGCGCCCACCGGCCGACTGGCGTCGTTGGTGTGGATGGAATGACGGTGCACGAGGAATGACATCACCACGCGAAGCCGAACTCGGTGCGGCGTTGACCGGGCTGCGGACCAGATTGCGCGATGCGGCGGATGCCGCCGGACGTGACGTGAATGACATTGAATTGCTGCCTGTGACGAAATTCTTTCCGGCAGCCGATGTCATTTTCCTTCGGCGTCTTGGATGCGACGCATTCGGCGAATCCCGAGAGCAGGAAGCGTCGAATAAGGCCGCCGAAGTCGCGACCCAATTGGGTGGCGAATTGACCGAGCGCCCGATTCGCTGGCACATGGTCGGCCGCATACAGCGCAACAAGGCGAAGGCGGTCGCAGGCTGGGCCCACACCGCGCACTCGGTCGACAGCATTGCCTTGCTCCGTGCGCTGGGTCGCGCGTCGGTCGAGGCGTTGGCCGACGGGCGGCGCGAGGAAGCGCTGCGGGTGTACGTCCAATTGAGCCTCGACGGAGATGTTCAACGGGGCGGCGTTGACGCCCGAAACCGTGACGAGGTCGACGAGGTGTGCGCCGTCGCCGACTCGACCGACGGTCTGACGTTCGTCGGATTGATGGCCATTCCACCGCTGGATTCCGACGCCGATGAGGAGTTCGGGCGTTTGGCTGCCGAGCGGGAGCGGGTACAGACCAGCTACCAGCAACGGCTCGGTCTGTCGGCGGGTATGTCAGGCGACCTCGAGACGGCGGTCAAACACGGGTCCACGT from Mycolicibacterium sp. YH-1 harbors:
- the pgeF gene encoding peptidoglycan editing factor PgeF, whose amino-acid sequence is MTVRIRRVTTTRAGGVSVAPFASFNLGDHVGDDPAAVAANRLRLAKATGLGPDRVVWMNQVHSDRVVVVDGPGAVDGDADGLVTTTRGLALAVVTADCVPLLLSDARAGVIAAVHAGRVGAQNGVVLRAVETMVDRGAHAEDISVLLGPAVSGTNYEVPEAMAAEVEAALPGSRTVTGRGTPGLDLRAGIARQLTGLGISAISVDPRCTVDDPNLFSHRRDAPTGRLASLVWME
- a CDS encoding YggS family pyridoxal phosphate enzyme, whose translation is MFLRRLGCDAFGESREQEASNKAAEVATQLGGELTERPIRWHMVGRIQRNKAKAVAGWAHTAHSVDSIALLRALGRASVEALADGRREEALRVYVQLSLDGDVQRGGVDARNRDEVDEVCAVADSTDGLTFVGLMAIPPLDSDADEEFGRLAAERERVQTSYQQRLGLSAGMSGDLETAVKHGSTCVRVGTSLMGQRPLTSP